A genomic window from Aquila chrysaetos chrysaetos chromosome 21, bAquChr1.4, whole genome shotgun sequence includes:
- the NEXMIF gene encoding neurite extension and migration factor, with the protein MDDQQEQDCASEDQETILINGVKENESHALDGDERPCTAAEAAVTFSALTTSQKENHPCHRALPPLTSKKPCLLSPPSPLRLTDVPEHASDDSSAHAISLTSCVTKGMSSWSLPGDCEKAPFTMMEPGGMSALTGDCLMQPSRTCLGCFIESKDGIDAEPGISLKVGDINRDYDTCSVSDIGIHCMSTGETMRYGDQLLSDQLLSFPMHKSRAADKRDAEKSDSDSEDPTQKNYYEGLLLDKCNGEEPLLTNPNQEWGYFESFISESKIELLDLCSKNELSVNLFSEEDVDNYMFDDDDSTLGSDVCSLKIRYESFQDNVREKTTTLQEDAQFNFFPSVFSNCTKRDSRSTLKRGPGGATDPSQFKSEEGIIWGEEEEDGEEEDGEEEEKAALNKSCNSTEMVQYVGSKRSHFLDSVNSTEDSGEFSDDSTCTESSYDVLRDIKDCSRYLSRDHSGSFIQQNYGLRAKRKVRYSDDYLYDVDSIENEKILDKKEWLPDGPKEEDDDEWCPKKRRKVSRKEPPVIIKYIIINRFKGEKHMLVKLSKVDANETTVTLNEELLSKYKKLAPLKGFWQERQQSRLDLLRSSLYHKQNFYLNGSDASFLPHPRKRKCKLANRHRIQRIKAIEQSVNKLGSCSSDHKQPCSSKEDVGLKGLPALAIATPSCANGLHVHDITGIAAVKCKSQEREHKGTERKVLRRIKFKSEARLKCKKIKAATSTAEGSPALENEDSAARLKDENVPCASDSSHLPECHEDKVAKNSPFLPSTSSSDKPLPSANITTNVPLIPGGYLQTLLDASDLSSNTGISYFAQHPSEQQQQHPLPSIVPAEKPFPALQPAQSCVLSPPSESELQQSPGHLEMEQSSFSSMWPASKAAGSNRQDFPGDLREAAGLPSEFGGGGGGAAGADGLPASGYAQVNLNSSKLLYQKNYMPDSQQVQSDDSYQSCHFNNGEGRFHFQRGTLSTDDGRLISFDSVGSLSVSSSNYSSLSLKSCEKDGEDDINDDFLAHCSPKLVIQQSIDEITPLKESTDLLDISNFTPDKFRQSSLSEMSPPDTPNLSPQIAGSDAKPLGSLKGFQETPQATLNSSEKVKWNCGVLQTEDQADNGFALNNHQFQFHMFNDEDSVSLLEKSPCLSTFNEPSGQISTNSKVSKSKRKSSSSKNVGTNQSSSQKATRKKSPKTNKGADKPQGKNSRQAPKSARKGKNAAGVNGEKAPAVGSRAVNQLSNVATATKGLAESAQHCSPAGVKLGKHNGLSGEWGLGKEGGTGWSEPSLGNTTSLLDDDQREFEEPSNILSNIASGMADVQRFMMASIEPLWGPVGHNSVPDIFRSPESNSLKLKTLKILAGTSQESKKKANGGSPGAAKNHKSNNKGSSKNGKAATCDPGRPNCSTGYTTDIHAPFFDKNYSNLSTLGNNGPTHKKLYRHKSSSKSLRDENCKIKRTDREQPHKDPPVTAAFEKLRESDSILLKAETTFLGFPVFEEETPFSRKTVDVCFFFFFRLGFFSRRFLFEICLVVC; encoded by the exons ATGGATGACCAACAAGAGCAGGATTGTGCCTCAGAAGACCAAGAAACTATCCTGATTAATGGGGTGAAAGAAAATG AATCGCACGCCCTGGACGGCGATGAGAGGCCTTGCACCGCCGCCGAGGCTGCGGTCACGTTCTCAGCCTTGACGACATCTCAGAAGGAAAACCACCCGTGCCACCGGGCGCTGCCTCCCCTGACTTCAAAGAAGCCCTGCTTGCTGAGCCCCCCGTCGCCTCTGAGGCTCACGGATGTACCCGAGCACGCCTCGGATGACTCCTCCGCCCACGCCATCTCCCTCACGTCCTGCGTGACAAAGGGCATGAGCTCCTGGTCGCTGCCGGGCGACTGCGAGAAGGCTCCCTTCACCATGATGGAGCCCGGAGGCATGTCGGCGTTGACGGGCGACTGCTTGATGCAGCCGAGCCGGACCTGTCTGGGCTGCTTTATTGAATCAAAGGACGGCATTGATGCAGAGCCGGGAATAAGCTTGAAAGTGGGGGATATAAATAGGGATTATGACACCTGTTCGGTCTCTGATATAGGGATTCACTGCATGAGCACAGGAGAAACCATGAGATACGGGGATCAACTGCTTTCAGACCAGCTTTTAAGCTTCCCTATGCATAAATCGAGGGCAGCAGAcaaaagagatgcagaaaaatctgACAGTGATTCAGAGGACCCCactcagaaaaattattacGAGGGATTACTATTAGACAAATGCAATGGTGAGGAACCTTTACTAACAAATCCCAACCAGGAATGGGGCTATTTTGAATCTTTCATTAGTGAAAGTAAAATTGAGCTGCTTGACCTCTGCTCCAAAAATGAGCTTTCTGTAAATCTGTTTTCCGAGGAAGACGTGGATAATTACATGTTCGATGACGACGATTCCACCTTGGGAAGTGATGTCTGCTCCCTAAAGATTAGGTACGAATCTTTCCAGGACAACGTGCGGGAGAAGACCACCACCCTACAAGAGGATGCCCAGTTCAACTTCTTCCCCAGCGTGTTCAGCAACTGCACCAAAAGGGACAGTAGGAGCACCCTGAAAAGGGGGCCCGGCGGTGCCACCGACCCTTCTCAATTCAAATCTGAGGAAGGCATCatctggggggaggaggaggaggatggcgAGGAAGAGGacggcgaggaggaggagaaagctgCCTTAAATAAATCTTGCAACAGCACGGAGATGGTGCAGTACGTGGGCTCCAAGAGGAGCCACTTCTTGGACTCGGTGAATTCCACGGAGGACTCCGGGGAGTTCAGCGACGACAGCACTTGCACAGAGTCCTCCTACGACGTGCTGCGGGATATCAAGGACTGCAGCCGGTACCTGTCCCGGGATCACTCTGGCTCCTTCATTCAGCAGAACTATGGGTTGCGGGCGAAGAGGAAAGTGCGATACAGCGACGACTACCTGTACGACGTGGACTCCATCGAGAACGAGAAGATCCTGGACAAGAAGGAGTGGCTCCCGGACGGGCCCAAGGAAGAGGACGATGACGAGTGGTGTCCCAAGAAACGGCGAAAAGTCTCTCGCAAGGAGCCCCCCGTTATCATCAAGTACATCATCATTAACAGGTTTAAAGGGGAGAAGCATATGCTGGTGAAGCTCAGCAAAGTGGATGCCAACGAGACAACTGTTACCCTGAACGAGGAGCTGCTCAGCAAATACAAGAAGCTGGCCCCACTGAAGGGCTTCTGGCAAGAGAGGCAGCAGAGCCGGCTGGATTTGCTCAGATCGTCTCTCTACCACAAGCAGAATTTCTATCTTAACGGCTCAGATGCTTCATTCCTCCCTCACCCACGGAAGCGAAAATGCAAGCTAGCAAACAGGCACCGGATTCAAAGAATTAAAGCCATCGAGCAATCAGTGAACAAGCTGGGCTCTTGCTCCTCTGATCACAAGCAGCCTTGCAGCAGTAAAGAGGACGTGGGCCTGAAAGGGCTGCCGGCGTTAGCCATCGCCACCCCCAGCTGTGCCAACGGATTACACGTACATGACATCACGGGCATCGCCGCCGTGAAATGCAAATCGCAGGAACGAGAGCACAAGGGGACGGAGAGGAAAGTGCTCCGCAGAATCAAATTCAAAAGTGAAGCCAGGTTGAAGTGCAAGAAGATCAAAGCTGCTACCAGCACGGCGGAGGGCTCCCCGGCGCTGGAAAACGAGGACTCTGCAGCGCGTCTGAAGGACGAAAACGTTCCTTGTGCTTCAGACAGCTCCCATCTCCCGGAGTGCCACGAGGATAAGGTTGCTAAAAATTCTCCTTTCCTACCATCCACCTCCTCTTCAGACAAGCCTCTGCCATCTGCTAATATCACCACCAATGTACCCCTGATCCCCGGAGGGTATCTGCAGACGTTGTTAGATGCTTCTGATTTGTCGAGCAACACCGGTATCTCATACTTCGCCCAGCACCCCTccgagcagcagcagcagcacccgcTCCCCAGCATCGTCCCGGCGGAAAAGCCCTTCCCGGCTCTGCAGCCGGCGCAGAGCTGCGTGCTCTCCCCGCCCTCCGAGTCGGAGCTGCAGCAGTCACCCGGCCACTTGGagatggagcagagcagcttcaGTAGCATGTGGCCGGCCAGCAAGGCCGCCGGCAGCAACCGCCAGGACTTCCCCGGTGACCTGCGGGAGGCAGCCGGGCTGCCGAGCGAgttcggcggcggcggcggcggtgccgcGGGCGCAGACGGCCTCCCCGCCTCTGGATACGCTCAAGTCAATCTGAATAGCAGCAAATTGCTAtaccaaaaaaattacatgCCGGATAGCCAACAAGTGCAGTCTGATGATTCTTATCAGTCATGTCATTTTAATAATGGAGAGGGGCGCTTTCATTTCCAACGAGGTACACTAAGTACAGATGATGGCAGGCTCATTAGTTTTGATTCAGTGGGTTCATTGTCAGTTAGTTCTAGCAATTACAGTTCTTTAAGTTTAAAGTCTTGTGAAAAGGACGGCGAGGATGATATTAATGATGATTTCTTGGCCCACTGCAGTCCCAAGCTAGTGATCCAGCAGAGCATAGATGAAATCACCCCTTTGAAGGAGTCCACGGACCTTTTAGACATTTCCAACTTCACGCCTGATAAGTTCCGCCAGTCGTCGCTTTCGGAGATGTCCCCTCCGGACACTCCCAACCTGTCCCCGCAGATAGCTGGCTCCGACGCCAAGCCTCTGGGCAGCCTGAAGGGCTTTCAGGAGACCCCCCAGGCCACCCTCAACAGCTCTGAGAAGGTCAAGTGGAACTGTGGGGTCCTGCAGACCGAGGATCAGGCAGATAATGGGTTTGCTTTAAATAATCACCAGTTCCAGTTCCATATGTTCAACGATGAAGATTCTGTCAGCCTTCTCGAAAAGAGTCCATGCTTGTCAACATTTAATGAGCCATCTGGTCAAATTAGCACCAATAGCAAAGTGTCAAAATCGAAGAGGAAAAGTTCATCCAGCAAGAATGTGGGTACAAACCAAAGCTCTTCCCAGAAAGCCACCCGGAAAAAAtcacccaaaaccaacaaaggAGCCGATAAGCCGCAAGGGAAGAACTCCAGGCAGGCGCCCAAATCCGCCAGGAAAGGGAAGAACGCGGCGGGAGTCAACGGCGAGAAGGCTCCGGCTGTTGGCAGCAGGGCGGTCAACCAGCTGAGCAACGTGGCCACCGCCACCAAGGGCCTCGCCGAGAGCGCTCAGCATTGCAGCCCAGCCGGGGTGAAACTGGGCAAGCACAACGGGCTCTCCGGAGAGTGGGGGCTGGGAAAAGAGGGGGGCACGGGCTGGTCGGAACCCAGCCTGGGCAACACCACCAGCCTCCTGGACGACGATCAGAGGGAGTTCGAGGAACCTTCCAACATCCTCTCCAACATCGCGTCGGGAATGGCGGATGTCCAGAGGTTTATGATGGCCTCCATCGAGCCCTTGTGGGGGCCTGTTGGCCACAACAGCGTTCCAGACATATTCCGGTCACCGGAGTCCAACAGCCTGAAACTGAAAACTCTAAAAATTTTGGCAGGGACGTCCCAAGAGTCGAAGAAGAAGGCGAACGGCGGCTCGCCGGGCGCGGCGAAGAACCACAAGTCAAACAACAAGGGCTCAAGCAAAAACGGCAAAGCCGCAACCTGCGACCCCGGTCGCCCCAACTGCTCAACTGGGTACACCACGGACATTCACGCTCCCTTTTTTGATAAAAACTATAGTAACCTGAGCACTTTAGGCAATAACGGACCTACCCATAAAAAACTCTACCGTCATAAATCCAGTTCGAAATCGCTGAGGGATgagaactgtaaaataaagcGGACGGACCGCGAACAGCCCCACAAGGACCCCCCCGTGACAGCTGCTTTTGAGAAACTGAG ggaaTCAGACTCCATTCTTCTTAAAGcagaaacaacatttttgggttttcctgtatttgaagAAGAGACTCCCTTTTCTAGAAAGACGGTtgatgtttgtttcttttttttctttcggttggggtttttttcccgtCGGTTCCTTTTCGAAATCTGCCTTGTGGTATGTTGA